A portion of the Algisphaera agarilytica genome contains these proteins:
- the guaA gene encoding glutamine-hydrolyzing GMP synthase — MTATPTAPGSTPTDTIPDDVFTLPAGVKQVIPILDFGSQYVQLIARRVRDAGVYSMLLGPQVTVEQLKKLNPTGIILSGGPSSVYDENAPKPDPRLFELCVPVLGICYGMQVGCELLGAEVKNAASREYGRAELRVNEKSDLFKGVPDHTSVWMSHGDQVNTLPDEFVATATTPTCPFAAVRHKDKPFYGVQFHPEVTHTPHGGDILSNFLFSACGCRGDWTMADFMESESKRIKELVGDDHVILGLSGGVDSSVVAAMLAKSIGKQLTCIFVDNGLLRKGERDLVEQTFRGHFDLDLRVIDAEKQFLDDLAGIEDPQEKRTRIGHRFIDVFKDTAAQIKAEFEDQNTQIKYLAQGTLYPDVIESGHGYAGTAANIKLHHNVGGLPEQLGFDLIEPLRSLFKDEVRALGTVLGLPENMVWRHPFPGPGLAVRVLGEVTKPQLDLVREADEILLEEIVSNGLYRKTAQVFAVLLPVKAVGVMGDGRTHEQVVAIRAVESQDFMTADWARIPFDVLATISNRIINEVRGVNRVCYDISSKPPATIEWE; from the coding sequence ATGACCGCCACCCCCACCGCCCCCGGAAGCACCCCGACCGACACGATCCCCGACGACGTCTTCACCCTGCCCGCGGGTGTGAAGCAGGTCATCCCGATCCTCGACTTCGGCAGCCAGTACGTCCAGCTCATCGCCCGCCGGGTGCGTGACGCCGGCGTCTACTCCATGCTGCTGGGCCCGCAGGTCACCGTCGAGCAGCTCAAGAAGCTCAACCCCACCGGGATCATCCTCTCCGGCGGGCCGTCCTCGGTCTACGACGAAAACGCCCCCAAACCTGACCCGCGCCTCTTTGAGCTCTGCGTCCCCGTGCTGGGCATCTGCTACGGCATGCAGGTCGGCTGCGAACTGCTCGGCGCGGAAGTGAAGAACGCCGCGTCGCGTGAGTACGGCCGGGCCGAGCTCCGCGTCAACGAGAAGTCCGACCTGTTCAAGGGCGTGCCCGACCACACCAGCGTCTGGATGTCCCACGGCGACCAGGTCAATACCCTGCCCGATGAGTTCGTCGCCACCGCGACCACACCGACCTGCCCCTTCGCCGCGGTCCGCCACAAGGACAAGCCGTTCTACGGCGTGCAGTTCCACCCCGAAGTCACCCACACGCCCCACGGCGGCGACATCCTTTCCAACTTCCTGTTCAGCGCCTGCGGCTGCCGCGGCGACTGGACCATGGCCGACTTCATGGAGAGCGAGTCGAAACGCATCAAAGAACTCGTCGGGGACGACCACGTGATCCTCGGCCTGTCGGGCGGTGTCGATTCGTCCGTCGTCGCGGCCATGCTCGCCAAGTCCATCGGCAAGCAGCTCACCTGCATCTTCGTCGACAACGGCCTGCTGCGCAAAGGCGAACGCGACCTCGTCGAACAAACCTTCCGCGGCCACTTCGACCTCGACCTACGCGTCATCGACGCCGAGAAGCAGTTCCTCGACGACCTTGCGGGCATCGAAGACCCGCAGGAAAAACGCACCCGCATCGGCCACCGGTTTATCGACGTGTTCAAGGACACCGCCGCTCAGATCAAGGCGGAGTTCGAAGACCAGAACACCCAGATCAAGTACCTCGCCCAGGGCACGCTGTACCCCGACGTGATCGAGTCCGGCCACGGCTACGCCGGCACCGCGGCGAACATCAAACTCCACCACAACGTCGGCGGCCTGCCTGAGCAACTCGGCTTCGACCTCATCGAGCCGCTGCGTTCGCTGTTCAAAGACGAAGTCCGCGCCCTCGGCACCGTGCTCGGCCTGCCCGAGAACATGGTCTGGCGCCACCCGTTCCCCGGCCCGGGGCTCGCGGTCCGCGTCCTCGGCGAAGTCACCAAGCCGCAGCTCGACTTGGTGCGCGAAGCGGATGAGATCCTGCTCGAAGAGATCGTCTCCAACGGCCTCTACCGAAAGACCGCGCAGGTCTTCGCCGTGCTATTGCCGGTGAAGGCGGTGGGTGTCATGGGTGATGGCCGAACGCACGAACAAGTCGTCGCGATCCGCGCGGTGGAGTCTCAAGACTTCATGACCGCCGACTGGGCCCGCATCCCGTTCGATGTACTCGCGACGATCAGCAACCGCATCATCAACGAAGTCCGCGGCGTGAACCGCGTGTGCTACGACATCTCGTCGAAGCCGCCGGCGACGATCGAGTGGGAATAA
- the aroB gene encoding 3-dehydroquinate synthase, whose protein sequence is MPTVDLTLPHHRYDIVIEPGCLMQMGDLVRGAIPSATKAVLVTDEGVEPHHARPVAKAMEAQGVETIVAVIPVSEKKKNLGTVRTLYDIMLENKLERGHALVTLGGGICGDVAGFAAATYLRGIPFVQCPTSLLAMVDASVGGKTGVNVPQGKNLIGAFHQPSRVVIDPEVLTTLSERELRCGLAECLKHGVIRDASLFDWIVDNADPILSLDMPTLVELVRRNVEIKASVVMEDEKEAGVRAHLNFGHTFAHAIEATSQYGTKYKHGEAVSLGMVAATAFAVNRKLCPASLLDRVIAGCEAVGLPTSSDYLAPDIMLLKTMSMDKKVRGGKIRLVLPVQMGQIEIIGDATADEVIAAWDVVRK, encoded by the coding sequence ATGCCCACCGTTGATCTCACGCTGCCCCATCACCGTTACGACATCGTCATCGAGCCCGGCTGCCTCATGCAGATGGGCGATCTGGTCCGTGGGGCGATCCCCTCGGCGACCAAGGCGGTCCTCGTCACCGACGAGGGCGTCGAGCCGCACCACGCCCGCCCCGTGGCCAAGGCGATGGAGGCCCAGGGTGTCGAGACCATCGTCGCGGTGATCCCCGTCAGCGAGAAAAAGAAGAACCTCGGCACGGTGCGGACGCTCTACGACATCATGCTCGAGAACAAGCTCGAACGCGGCCACGCCCTGGTCACCCTCGGCGGGGGCATCTGCGGCGACGTCGCGGGCTTCGCGGCGGCGACTTATTTAAGAGGTATCCCGTTCGTTCAGTGCCCGACCAGCCTGCTGGCCATGGTCGACGCGTCGGTCGGCGGGAAGACCGGCGTCAACGTGCCCCAGGGCAAAAACCTCATCGGCGCGTTCCACCAGCCGTCGCGGGTGGTGATCGACCCCGAGGTGTTAACCACGCTCAGCGAGCGTGAGCTGCGGTGCGGACTGGCGGAATGCCTGAAGCACGGCGTGATCCGCGACGCGTCGTTATTCGACTGGATTGTGGATAACGCCGACCCGATCCTTTCGCTGGATATGCCCACGCTGGTCGAGCTGGTCAGACGCAACGTGGAGATCAAAGCGTCGGTGGTCATGGAAGACGAGAAGGAAGCCGGCGTACGGGCGCACCTGAACTTCGGTCACACCTTCGCCCACGCCATCGAAGCGACCTCGCAATACGGCACGAAGTACAAGCACGGCGAGGCGGTCTCACTGGGTATGGTCGCGGCGACCGCCTTCGCGGTGAACCGTAAGCTCTGCCCAGCCAGTCTGTTGGATCGGGTGATCGCGGGTTGCGAAGCGGTGGGGCTGCCCACGTCGTCGGATTACCTTGCCCCGGACATCATGCTGCTCAAGACCATGTCGATGGACAAGAAAGTCCGCGGGGGCAAGATCCGCCTGGTCCTGCCGGTGCAGATGGGACAGATCGAGATCATCGGCGACGCCACGGCCGACGAGGTGATCGCGGCGTGGGATGTTGTGCGCAAGTGA
- a CDS encoding S8 family serine peptidase: protein MKSSTAVLAAGIALSCLGGQAQAAGPLEYSVDESYSIQARAQTSTSASGAVTYTVDENYTVQASSNFVTSVGGTFSGSAVNNLIGANRFYNAGYTGGGTIASNIEAGHVWGTGAGHTSLTHVTQYVDAGLGGQNGDFDRHATWVGQAIGGRPAGDNVASGIATGTDLRSGAIATSWTGSPYSLGFSINATSFYTPFASGVTGFGTADVINSSWGFTDPEGDSFFTVQIDGLANANPNSTMVFSAGNAGPTANTVGGAGSGYNSITVGALANDGSDNYDQMAAFSSRGPQDYDDPSQSVSPGVRAPVDIAAPGDTLTLAFYGGTTGGNTGGTASAGNSLYSPFVAGTSFAAPTTAGAIALMHDAANVATGSASGSALPSAAHDTRVIKATLLNAADKVRQNDGSAWDNGQADVAGVVTTTQSLDFESGAGGLNMDATFDQYLTGETDIVGISGGTSAFGHGWDFASVTGGAGNSTDIVLSSTFEAGTDFTATLTWFRDRSSIDAFNASDNAFADLDLQIWDSTFTTLLAESISDFNSVEHLHIELDVEGALGLRIVHDEMRFGVQNDVSFGLAWAGTLIPEPGTGMLIGLVATACFVRRRRVA from the coding sequence TTGAAGTCTTCCACTGCGGTGTTGGCGGCGGGTATTGCTTTGAGTTGTTTGGGCGGGCAAGCCCAGGCGGCGGGCCCACTCGAATATTCCGTTGATGAAAGCTACAGCATCCAAGCCCGGGCGCAGACTTCGACTTCAGCGTCGGGTGCGGTGACCTACACGGTGGATGAAAACTACACCGTCCAAGCCAGCAGCAACTTTGTGACGAGCGTGGGCGGCACGTTCTCGGGTTCTGCGGTGAACAACCTGATCGGCGCAAACCGGTTCTATAACGCTGGGTACACCGGCGGGGGCACCATCGCGTCGAACATCGAAGCGGGCCACGTCTGGGGCACGGGGGCGGGCCACACCTCGCTGACCCACGTCACCCAATACGTCGACGCCGGGCTCGGCGGACAGAACGGCGACTTCGATCGCCACGCCACCTGGGTCGGGCAAGCCATCGGCGGACGCCCCGCAGGAGACAACGTCGCCAGCGGCATCGCCACGGGCACCGACCTGCGCTCGGGCGCGATCGCGACCAGCTGGACAGGTTCGCCTTATTCGCTGGGCTTCAGCATCAACGCCACGAGCTTCTACACCCCGTTTGCTTCCGGCGTGACCGGCTTCGGCACCGCGGATGTGATCAACAGTTCCTGGGGGTTCACCGACCCCGAGGGCGACAGCTTCTTTACCGTGCAGATCGACGGACTGGCCAACGCCAACCCGAATAGCACCATGGTCTTCTCGGCGGGCAATGCCGGGCCGACCGCCAACACCGTCGGCGGCGCGGGCTCGGGCTACAACTCGATCACCGTCGGTGCCTTGGCCAACGACGGCAGCGACAACTACGACCAGATGGCGGCGTTCTCCAGCCGAGGCCCGCAGGACTACGACGACCCGTCCCAATCGGTCTCGCCCGGCGTCCGTGCTCCCGTGGATATCGCCGCCCCCGGCGACACCCTGACGCTCGCGTTCTACGGCGGCACTACCGGCGGCAACACCGGGGGCACCGCATCCGCAGGGAACAGCCTCTACAGCCCGTTTGTCGCCGGCACCAGCTTCGCTGCCCCGACCACCGCCGGTGCGATCGCACTGATGCACGACGCGGCCAACGTCGCCACCGGCAGCGCCAGCGGCTCGGCGCTGCCCAGCGCCGCCCACGACACCCGCGTGATTAAAGCCACCCTGCTCAACGCGGCCGACAAGGTCCGTCAGAACGATGGCTCGGCGTGGGACAACGGACAGGCCGACGTGGCCGGCGTCGTGACCACCACCCAGTCACTGGACTTCGAGTCCGGCGCAGGCGGCTTGAACATGGACGCCACCTTCGACCAGTACCTGACCGGTGAAACCGACATCGTCGGGATTTCCGGCGGCACCAGCGCCTTCGGTCACGGTTGGGACTTTGCCTCGGTCACTGGCGGGGCGGGCAACTCCACCGATATCGTTCTCAGCTCGACGTTCGAAGCCGGCACCGACTTCACCGCGACGCTGACCTGGTTCCGTGATCGATCGTCGATCGACGCGTTCAACGCCTCGGATAACGCGTTTGCCGACCTCGACCTGCAGATATGGGACTCCACGTTCACCACGCTCCTGGCCGAGTCCATCAGCGACTTCAACTCGGTCGAGCACCTGCACATCGAACTCGATGTCGAAGGTGCCCTCGGGCTGCGGATCGTGCACGACGAGATGCGCTTCGGCGTGCAGAACGATGTCAGCTTCGGCCTCGCCTGGGCGGGCACGCTGATCCCCGAACCCGGCACCGGCATGTTGATCGGTCTCGTGGCCACGGCCTGCTTCGTCCGCCGCCGCCGCGTTGCCTGA
- a CDS encoding ExbD/TolR family protein translates to MPTLRRHDYSPRLEMMPLLDVVFLLLCFFIYSFVVMIRADALSVGLASVTGGGQPSGQAIQVLTIDADGGFNFAGQPMDDSALDTLLRDLAADPAAPTLYVSLAQDSTADRGPIVWDLLQRVEQAGLENFAIVGPPDAE, encoded by the coding sequence ATGCCCACGCTCCGCCGTCACGACTACAGCCCACGACTCGAAATGATGCCGCTGCTGGATGTGGTGTTCCTGCTGCTGTGTTTCTTCATCTACAGCTTCGTCGTGATGATCCGGGCCGACGCGTTGTCGGTCGGCCTGGCCTCGGTCACCGGCGGCGGGCAGCCGTCGGGCCAGGCGATCCAGGTACTCACCATCGACGCCGACGGCGGGTTCAACTTCGCCGGGCAGCCGATGGACGATTCGGCCCTCGACACGCTCCTGCGTGACCTCGCGGCCGACCCCGCCGCCCCGACGCTGTACGTCAGCCTCGCCCAGGACAGCACCGCCGACCGCGGCCCGATCGTGTGGGACCTGCTGCAACGCGTCGAGCAGGCGGGGCTGGAGAACTTCGCCATCGTCGGCCCGCCCGACGCCGAGTAA